A window of the Deinococcus sp. YIM 134068 genome harbors these coding sequences:
- a CDS encoding magnesium transporter CorA family protein, with product MIRAKTFTGTDLPWNGETEGVWVDAQGVTPDELARLKAAFPLNRLAVEDALEQGHWSRAEGYPEHAFITVRSFARPEKADEFTERVSIFAFPQAVLTISSAGTRALGSVWNVVGRESVNTPGEVVYEVLDQTADTFFTLADTLEAEEDAIEERVFKNHRHNPIPQVFDLKSLLTQARRLSADAREATALLARHAEGPEGVRYRDVQDSFQRASTRLDTLRDYLTNLLDLHLSLQSQRMNEVMRTLTAVSVIFLPLTFLAGVWGMNFEHMPELPWRYGYLMAWGSFLLVGGLLAYYFKRRGWW from the coding sequence CGGCACCGACCTTCCCTGGAACGGGGAGACCGAGGGTGTCTGGGTGGACGCGCAGGGCGTGACGCCCGACGAACTCGCTCGCCTCAAGGCCGCCTTTCCCCTCAACCGCCTCGCCGTGGAGGACGCGCTGGAGCAGGGCCACTGGAGCCGCGCGGAGGGCTACCCCGAACACGCCTTCATCACCGTGCGCTCCTTCGCCCGCCCGGAAAAGGCCGACGAGTTCACCGAGCGCGTCAGCATCTTCGCCTTCCCGCAGGCGGTCCTGACGATCAGCAGCGCGGGCACGCGGGCGCTGGGCAGCGTGTGGAACGTCGTGGGCCGCGAGAGCGTGAACACCCCCGGCGAGGTCGTGTACGAGGTGCTCGACCAGACCGCCGACACCTTCTTCACCCTCGCCGACACGCTGGAGGCCGAGGAGGACGCCATCGAGGAGCGGGTCTTCAAGAACCACCGCCACAACCCCATCCCGCAGGTGTTCGACCTCAAGTCGCTGCTCACCCAGGCCCGCCGCCTGAGCGCCGACGCCCGCGAGGCCACCGCCCTGCTCGCCCGCCACGCCGAGGGGCCGGAGGGTGTGCGCTACCGCGACGTGCAGGACTCCTTCCAGCGCGCCAGCACCCGCCTCGACACCCTGCGCGACTACCTCACCAACCTCCTCGACCTGCACCTGAGCCTGCAAAGCCAGCGCATGAACGAGGTGATGCGGACGCTGACGGCGGTGAGCGTGATCTTCCTCCCCCTGACCTTTCTCGCGGGCGTGTGGGGCATGAACTTCGAGCACATGCCCGAACTGCCGTGGAGGTACGGCTACCTGATGGCATGGGGCAGTTTCCTGCTCGTGGGCGGGTTGCTGGCCTACTACTTCAAGCGGCGGGGATGGTGGTAA
- a CDS encoding patatin-like phospholipase family protein, with the protein MKGGVTSGLVYPGAIRVLATRYRFRHIGGTSAGAIAAALTAAAEYRRREGTKRGDPDAHAGFDRLWQLADSLQRPAAGGRTRLEALFAPNPGTRAPFALLSAVLRPGGRLRRVAGALARHFPLPSLLTAGGAGLTLWAGVRAVRGEPPTTALPGLTLTAAGLGWLGGAVVRSALRGLQRNGYGLSRGYEAGKGGAGEDGADDASAAPRFTPWLHREIQDLAGKAASEPLTFGDLDPQVGNAQVGESGEHAEDAIDLRLMTTCVTLERPYVLPMDSGATDDKQFYFRPQEWRGYFPAGVVDFLMSRSERQVSFGGAAGDGSPPEGKWEYYRLPPPRDLPVIVATRLSMSFPLLFSAVPLHLGAALPAGTMDDPEARPAWTRRARPGGVPLVERVDAAFRPCLFSDGGLTSNFPLTLFDDLVPTQPTFALNLEYDRTRRRGGEPAAERPPYATPILPIRAFGQPETARASWRPRPAAIGTPWAFGLSLFESARNWFDHSLIPLTGYAERIAHVPLYAGQGGLNLGMSPAQIGRLRYKGLLAGQALLNRFDAGTNPPGWTWTTFQATHFIGLTADLEDLLARYSALYRDPQTGGPLLPGLGGVRVQDPERPGDYTLGVPELAPHTAPWARARALLELGHAPRQFGGFRRLRGKRALLRYRPVL; encoded by the coding sequence ATGAAGGGCGGGGTGACGAGCGGGCTGGTGTACCCCGGTGCCATCCGGGTGCTGGCGACGCGCTACCGCTTCCGGCACATCGGCGGCACGTCCGCCGGGGCGATTGCCGCCGCCCTCACCGCCGCCGCCGAGTACCGTCGCCGCGAGGGGACGAAGCGCGGCGACCCCGACGCGCACGCGGGCTTCGACCGCCTGTGGCAGCTCGCCGATAGCTTGCAGCGCCCGGCGGCGGGTGGACGGACCCGGCTGGAGGCCCTGTTCGCGCCGAATCCGGGGACGCGGGCACCCTTTGCGCTGCTGAGCGCGGTCCTCAGGCCGGGGGGGCGGCTGCGGCGCGTGGCGGGTGCCCTCGCGCGCCACTTCCCGCTGCCGTCGCTGCTCACCGCCGGGGGAGCGGGCCTCACCCTCTGGGCGGGGGTGCGGGCGGTGCGGGGCGAGCCGCCGACCACGGCGCTGCCGGGCCTGACCCTGACCGCCGCCGGGCTGGGCTGGCTGGGGGGCGCGGTGGTGCGCTCGGCCCTGCGCGGCCTCCAGCGCAACGGGTACGGGCTGTCCAGGGGCTACGAGGCGGGGAAAGGCGGGGCGGGGGAGGACGGGGCGGACGACGCCTCCGCCGCGCCGCGCTTCACCCCCTGGCTCCACCGGGAGATACAGGACCTGGCGGGCAAGGCGGCGAGCGAGCCGCTCACGTTCGGGGACCTCGACCCGCAGGTGGGGAACGCGCAGGTGGGAGAGTCGGGCGAGCACGCGGAGGACGCCATCGACCTGCGCCTGATGACCACCTGCGTCACGCTGGAGCGGCCCTACGTGCTGCCGATGGATTCCGGCGCGACCGACGACAAGCAGTTCTACTTCCGCCCGCAGGAGTGGCGCGGCTACTTCCCGGCAGGGGTGGTGGACTTCCTGATGTCCCGCAGCGAGCGCCAGGTGAGCTTCGGCGGCGCGGCGGGGGACGGGTCGCCGCCGGAGGGGAAGTGGGAGTACTACCGCCTGCCGCCCCCGCGTGACCTGCCCGTGATCGTGGCGACGCGCCTGAGCATGAGCTTCCCGCTGCTGTTCAGCGCGGTGCCGCTCCACCTCGGCGCTGCCCTGCCCGCCGGAACGATGGATGACCCGGAGGCCCGCCCCGCCTGGACCCGGCGCGCCCGACCAGGGGGAGTGCCGCTCGTGGAGCGGGTGGACGCGGCGTTTCGCCCGTGCCTGTTCAGCGACGGCGGCCTGACGAGCAACTTCCCCCTGACGCTCTTCGACGACCTGGTGCCGACGCAGCCCACCTTCGCCCTCAATCTGGAGTACGACCGCACCCGGCGGCGGGGCGGTGAGCCGGCGGCAGAGCGCCCGCCCTACGCCACCCCCATTCTGCCCATCCGGGCCTTCGGGCAACCCGAGACGGCCAGGGCGAGCTGGCGTCCCAGACCGGCGGCCATCGGGACCCCCTGGGCGTTCGGCCTGAGCCTTTTCGAGTCGGCCCGCAACTGGTTCGACCACAGCCTGATCCCCCTGACGGGCTACGCCGAGCGCATCGCCCACGTGCCCCTGTACGCCGGGCAGGGTGGACTCAACCTCGGCATGAGTCCGGCGCAGATCGGGCGGCTGAGGTACAAGGGCCTTCTGGCCGGACAGGCCCTGCTGAACCGCTTCGACGCCGGAACGAACCCGCCGGGTTGGACCTGGACCACCTTCCAGGCCACCCACTTCATCGGGCTGACCGCCGACCTTGAGGACCTCCTCGCCCGCTACAGCGCCCTGTACCGCGATCCGCAGACGGGCGGGCCGCTCCTGCCGGGCCTGGGCGGCGTGCGCGTGCAGGACCCGGAGCGTCCGGGGGACTACACCCTCGGCGTCCCCGAACTCGCTCCGCACACGGCCCCCTGGGCGCGGGCCAGGGCCTTGCTGGAGCTGGGG